A single window of Actinoallomurus bryophytorum DNA harbors:
- a CDS encoding NACHT domain-containing protein: MLLAAAVVLLAATILVRAWLAGGSDEFNRWVGWANVWGLGVSAFGVVLVVADKLVDGSGRAELGVAEAETELAAVVLAQATVARSRLIGTGEVEDRAANVRFIKGAGRFREVGGAGEGDLESVLGYYRSLSPGRLVVLGAAGSGKTVLVLELVVRLLEQRRRERGGPVPVVISAAAWETGRGFEKWFEGHLAARFGMGVKVAGRLVRDRRVIPVVDGLDEMDPSGQPERARTAVRALNSYMAGLERAAMVVTCRSEEHAALGVEVDRATHVEIVPLGGGEAAGYLLDQLRDEDELSRWGPVLEELENHPDGLVARQLATPWRLTLALTVFRDGGDPAELLPDPASGQEDRSDPVPEDEEEHGRRVERLLLSRYVPAAVRLHDPDGRYPVEKVQCWLTALAAGLDWQARHGRSATDIEMAQWWRPAGQRATRLPHVALAAVPGMAALVAGVITRTYPLLALAVPEWILAVSMVWRLVPRRLNVGHLVTRRGLRRLTTWLAFGLVSGLVGGLAGGLAGGIAWGLVGGLVAGLVGGLVAGLIRGLMWGPMWGLTGGLAGGITGGLAGGLADGLADGLAIGLAGGFAGGLAVGLAAAFSDPSPEPVSPQDVIHADGRFGLTLGLTFGLPSGLVVGLVVGLTVGFASGLVGGLVGGLTGGLTGWLALGSNVWLRYHICVVVSASRGRTPLRFGAFLEWAYRADVLRVSGVAYQFRHRQLQDWLTPRTRP; encoded by the coding sequence GTGCTGCTGGCGGCGGCGGTGGTGTTGCTGGCGGCCACGATCCTGGTCCGTGCGTGGCTCGCCGGCGGTTCCGATGAGTTCAACCGCTGGGTGGGCTGGGCGAACGTGTGGGGGTTGGGGGTCAGCGCGTTCGGCGTGGTGCTGGTCGTCGCCGACAAGCTCGTCGATGGTTCGGGCCGCGCCGAGCTGGGTGTGGCGGAGGCGGAGACGGAGCTGGCTGCGGTGGTGCTGGCCCAGGCCACAGTCGCGCGGTCGCGGTTGATCGGCACCGGTGAGGTGGAGGATCGCGCCGCGAATGTGCGATTTATCAAGGGGGCAGGCCGGTTCCGTGAGGTGGGCGGAGCCGGCGAGGGAGATCTGGAGTCTGTGCTGGGTTATTACCGGTCCCTGTCTCCGGGTCGGCTGGTCGTGCTGGGTGCGGCGGGGTCGGGCAAAACGGTCCTCGTGTTGGAATTGGTGGTTCGGCTGTTGGAGCAACGGCGGCGGGAGCGGGGTGGACCGGTGCCAGTGGTGATCAGCGCCGCCGCGTGGGAGACCGGCCGCGGGTTCGAGAAATGGTTCGAGGGTCATCTGGCGGCCCGGTTCGGCATGGGTGTAAAGGTGGCGGGCCGACTGGTGCGGGACCGGCGCGTTATTCCGGTAGTGGACGGGTTGGATGAGATGGACCCGTCCGGGCAGCCGGAGCGGGCACGGACAGCGGTTCGGGCGTTGAACTCCTACATGGCGGGACTTGAGCGAGCCGCGATGGTCGTGACGTGTCGCAGCGAGGAGCACGCGGCGCTTGGAGTAGAGGTGGACCGGGCGACCCACGTGGAGATAGTCCCGCTGGGCGGTGGTGAGGCCGCGGGGTATCTGCTCGATCAGTTACGGGACGAGGACGAGTTGAGCCGGTGGGGTCCGGTGCTGGAGGAGTTGGAGAACCACCCGGATGGGCTGGTGGCCAGGCAGTTGGCGACGCCATGGCGGTTGACGCTGGCGTTGACGGTCTTCCGCGACGGCGGCGACCCGGCCGAACTGCTCCCCGATCCCGCGTCGGGACAGGAGGATCGGTCCGATCCGGTGCCGGAGGATGAGGAGGAGCATGGCCGCCGGGTCGAGCGGTTGTTGCTGAGTCGATATGTGCCCGCGGCGGTGCGATTGCACGATCCCGACGGCCGCTATCCGGTAGAGAAGGTTCAGTGCTGGCTGACCGCCTTGGCGGCCGGGCTGGACTGGCAGGCCCGGCACGGCCGATCGGCGACCGATATCGAAATGGCCCAATGGTGGCGTCCGGCCGGCCAGCGCGCCACGCGGCTCCCGCACGTCGCCCTAGCTGCCGTTCCCGGTATGGCGGCGCTCGTCGCCGGTGTCATTACCCGGACCTACCCCCTTCTGGCACTCGCCGTCCCTGAATGGATCTTGGCCGTCTCGATGGTTTGGCGGCTTGTGCCACGCCGCCTGAATGTCGGTCATCTGGTTACCCGCCGGGGTCTGCGCAGGCTCACCACGTGGCTGGCGTTCGGGCTCGTAAGCGGGCTTGTGGGCGGGCTCGCGGGGGGACTCGCGGGCGGGATCGCGTGGGGACTCGTGGGCGGGCTGGTGGCCGGGCTCGTGGGCGGCCTCGTAGCCGGGCTCATACGGGGACTCATGTGGGGACCTATGTGGGGACTCACAGGCGGACTGGCTGGCGGAATCACGGGTGGACTCGCCGGTGGACTCGCCGATGGACTAGCCGACGGGCTCGCGATCGGCCTCGCGGGTGGATTCGCCGGCGGGCTCGCGGTCGGCCTCGCAGCCGCGTTCAGTGATCCTTCCCCCGAACCTGTCAGCCCCCAAGACGTCATTCACGCAGATGGCCGCTTCGGGCTCACGCTCGGGCTCACATTCGGGCTCCCGAGCGGGCTCGTGGTCGGGCTCGTCGTCGGGCTCACGGTCGGATTCGCGAGCGGGCTCGTGGGGGGACTCGTGGGCGGCCTCACAGGTGGACTCACGGGCTGGCTCGCACTCGGGTCGAATGTGTGGTTGCGGTACCACATCTGTGTCGTGGTCTCTGCTTCCCGCGGCCGGACGCCGCTGCGGTTCGGCGCGTTCTTGGAATGGGCGTATCGGGCCGACGTGCTGCGCGTGTCCGGAGTTGCCTACCAATTTCGTCACCGCCAACTTCAAGATTGGCTGACTCCCCGCACGCGCCCGTAA
- a CDS encoding BTAD domain-containing putative transcriptional regulator: MILLAGVPAGLATFAGSPIPHALPTWDQITATLTRPDTGNALFLAVIKVIGWAAWCLFTVITLAETAGYRRGRPPRGLPGAIRPMQHLARDLVAMAALIVTATAPAVGSTAAALSQPTTAATTSLAANAVSAPTASDAENAQPSRLPSAHHPTRTTSAHPWQTRVIKRGDTLWAIARKTTGSGAQYPSIFNASKHLNQPHGLPPLTDPDRIYPGQHIKAPPKGSTSDRPARRPAHTPARPHPRPPMPPHAPTPSATPPPTTHRTPPAASQAPDPPAWTTPTAPPTREPGPVTDPPDDRPTATPTRPGTASETPTPSSETRPPQTPRPKESPTPSSPGPVTPETPGHHHDTPVTVMLPTGAYLGIGLAAAISVALAATRLHRRRRRTPATEWPDPTTEPATPAPVAKVRKAHLDTYTEQGEPLPTDADLIAHDATTPAPTHVTAGTRDGEHLIVELSGLNLSFTGPGATGTVRALMIELLAKSSRYRVELIIPEPDATALLAGSGLDLTDLAATIPGLIVSRSLQAAITHLESEFIHRARLLETTDQADVHALRTTEPGEPLPAIILIATMPASGEALQAILSLSAPYCVGALLLGTWAVGTTLHVSGDGTVTDATGPTAGTWAGGRLFHLTAADAADMLNVVRTARGAPETAPPAESVVGSVSPSNGKASSSAPAATSRTGMSSPRPSLTAPASDRTGQPIASAGRLRLADAVEEDTLRPIRLRLLGQVRVESGGEPITTGLRRITRDLMAYLALHPAGITREQGVDALMPDRELQAGTTMFHTAISNARKTLRDATGLREPMFIIHAAGRYRLDPHLITVDLWQLQSTLNRAHNADTDATRLNALRLVPDLYTAELAEDLTFEWAETERENLRRQATDALSRLAQLAKNDHPDLALAALEHALAHDPYAEPLYRDLMRIQAASGHPDAVRRTHQQLKTRLADLDTEPDEETHKLLLRLLQPPPARGPGKRPPSTAPVKAPRPVSGGNRTTATIRPLRPQDPA; the protein is encoded by the coding sequence GTGATTCTGCTGGCCGGCGTTCCCGCCGGTCTGGCCACGTTCGCGGGCTCCCCCATCCCCCACGCCCTGCCGACCTGGGATCAGATCACCGCAACACTCACCCGGCCCGACACCGGCAATGCCCTATTTCTCGCCGTCATCAAGGTGATCGGCTGGGCGGCCTGGTGCCTGTTCACCGTGATCACGCTCGCCGAGACAGCCGGATATCGCCGCGGGCGCCCGCCCCGGGGACTGCCCGGTGCGATCCGCCCGATGCAGCACCTGGCCCGCGACCTGGTCGCCATGGCCGCCCTCATCGTGACCGCCACCGCTCCCGCAGTCGGCTCGACCGCCGCCGCTCTCTCCCAGCCCACAACCGCCGCGACCACCTCGCTCGCAGCCAACGCCGTTAGCGCTCCGACTGCCTCAGACGCGGAAAACGCGCAGCCCTCCCGCCTGCCCTCAGCACACCATCCGACCCGCACCACATCAGCTCATCCGTGGCAGACCCGAGTGATCAAACGCGGGGACACCCTGTGGGCGATCGCCCGCAAGACGACCGGTTCAGGCGCGCAATACCCATCGATCTTCAATGCCAGCAAGCACCTCAACCAACCCCACGGCCTGCCACCCTTGACCGACCCCGACCGCATCTACCCCGGCCAGCACATCAAGGCCCCGCCAAAGGGCAGCACCAGCGACCGCCCCGCCCGGCGACCAGCCCACACTCCGGCGCGCCCGCATCCTCGGCCGCCAATGCCGCCACATGCGCCCACGCCCAGCGCCACACCACCGCCGACCACTCACCGCACACCGCCAGCGGCTTCCCAGGCCCCCGACCCCCCAGCATGGACGACGCCGACAGCGCCGCCCACGCGCGAACCCGGCCCCGTAACGGACCCACCGGACGACCGCCCGACAGCAACACCCACGCGCCCCGGCACGGCATCGGAGACACCAACGCCGTCATCCGAAACGCGCCCGCCGCAAACCCCCCGGCCAAAGGAATCACCGACTCCTAGCTCACCAGGACCCGTGACACCGGAAACGCCCGGGCATCATCACGACACACCAGTAACCGTGATGCTCCCGACCGGCGCCTACCTCGGTATCGGCCTGGCCGCTGCGATCAGCGTCGCCCTGGCCGCCACCCGCCTGCACCGCAGACGCCGACGCACCCCCGCGACCGAATGGCCCGACCCCACCACCGAACCGGCTACGCCCGCACCGGTCGCCAAAGTCCGCAAAGCCCACCTCGACACTTACACCGAGCAAGGGGAACCGCTCCCCACCGACGCTGACCTCATCGCCCACGACGCCACCACACCAGCGCCGACCCACGTCACCGCCGGCACCCGCGACGGAGAGCATCTGATCGTCGAACTTTCGGGGCTCAACCTCAGTTTCACCGGCCCTGGTGCCACCGGCACCGTCAGGGCTCTGATGATCGAGCTCCTCGCCAAATCCAGCCGCTACCGCGTCGAGCTCATCATCCCCGAACCCGACGCCACCGCCCTGCTCGCCGGTTCCGGCCTCGACCTCACCGACCTGGCAGCCACCATCCCGGGCTTGATCGTCTCCCGATCCCTGCAGGCGGCGATCACCCACCTGGAATCGGAGTTCATCCACCGGGCCCGGCTCCTGGAGACCACCGACCAAGCCGACGTTCACGCCCTCCGCACCACTGAACCCGGCGAACCCCTGCCCGCCATCATCTTGATCGCGACCATGCCCGCATCCGGCGAAGCGCTGCAAGCCATCCTGTCCCTGAGCGCGCCATACTGCGTCGGAGCCCTCCTGCTGGGCACTTGGGCGGTCGGAACCACTCTGCATGTCTCCGGCGACGGCACCGTCACCGACGCAACCGGCCCCACGGCCGGCACCTGGGCAGGCGGCCGACTGTTCCACCTCACCGCAGCCGACGCTGCCGACATGCTCAACGTGGTCCGCACCGCGCGGGGTGCACCCGAAACCGCCCCACCCGCTGAATCGGTTGTCGGGTCAGTCTCACCATCCAACGGCAAGGCATCCAGCAGTGCACCCGCTGCCACCAGCCGCACCGGCATGTCCTCACCGAGACCATCCTTAACCGCCCCGGCATCGGACCGCACCGGCCAACCCATCGCATCAGCAGGCCGTCTGCGACTGGCCGACGCCGTCGAGGAGGACACACTGCGGCCGATCCGGTTGCGTCTGCTCGGACAGGTCCGCGTCGAATCTGGCGGCGAACCGATCACCACCGGGCTACGGCGCATCACCCGCGACCTCATGGCCTACCTTGCCCTGCACCCCGCAGGGATCACCCGTGAGCAAGGCGTTGACGCGCTCATGCCCGACCGCGAGCTTCAGGCCGGAACTACCATGTTCCACACCGCCATCAGCAACGCCCGCAAAACCCTCCGCGACGCCACCGGACTCCGCGAGCCGATGTTCATCATCCACGCGGCCGGCCGCTACCGCCTCGACCCCCACCTCATCACCGTCGACCTGTGGCAGCTGCAAAGCACTTTGAACCGCGCCCACAACGCCGACACCGACGCCACCCGCCTGAACGCGCTGCGGCTCGTCCCCGACCTGTACACCGCAGAACTCGCCGAAGACCTCACCTTCGAATGGGCCGAAACCGAACGCGAAAACCTCCGACGGCAAGCCACCGACGCACTCAGCCGCCTGGCCCAACTCGCCAAGAACGATCACCCGGACCTGGCCTTGGCTGCACTAGAACACGCCCTCGCCCACGACCCCTACGCCGAACCCCTCTACCGCGACCTCATGCGCATCCAAGCCGCATCCGGCCACCCCGACGCCGTACGCCGCACCCACCAACAACTGAAAACCCGCCTCGCCGACCTCGACACCGAACCTGATGAGGAAACCCACAAGCTGCTACTCCGCCTCCTGCAGCCTCCACCAGCAAGAGGTCCTGGAAAAAGACCGCCCAGCACAGCTCCGGTCAAAGCCCCTCGTCCTGTGTCCGGGGGAAACCGCACGACAGCAACCATCCGGCCGCTCCGCCCTCAGGACCCGGCATGA
- a CDS encoding pilus assembly protein produces the protein MTGYRPRRGKDRGSASIAIAIVFPAIAVLFLALAQAVMLAAAHQVAVSSAEEGLRVARAHNHTLAQGRSAAITFAHHEPVLLSPTVTASGPLTITVTVRGRAPSLLPGVHLSTAGTVAGPRERFTTSGQR, from the coding sequence ATGACCGGCTATCGACCGCGGCGCGGCAAAGACCGAGGATCAGCCTCGATCGCGATCGCGATCGTCTTCCCCGCCATCGCCGTCCTCTTCCTCGCCCTGGCCCAGGCGGTCATGCTCGCCGCCGCCCACCAGGTCGCCGTGTCCTCCGCCGAAGAAGGCCTGCGGGTGGCCCGCGCCCACAACCACACCCTCGCCCAAGGACGCAGCGCCGCGATCACCTTCGCCCACCACGAACCCGTCCTGCTCTCCCCGACCGTCACCGCCTCCGGCCCTTTGACCATTACGGTCACCGTCCGTGGCAGGGCACCGTCGCTGCTGCCCGGCGTGCACCTGTCCACCGCCGGCACGGTGGCGGGCCCACGGGAACGGTTCACCACCTCGGGGCAGCGATGA
- a CDS encoding pilus assembly protein TadG-related protein, protein MSNPAWARFPRRPRACSGDRGGLSIFTVIITLVVVVFFGAIVDFGRQLDARHDANIAAEEAARAGAGQIDADRAYTRGGSFVIDRPAAIRAAQHYLRTSGYTGTAAPLDDHRISVHVTITRRAIFLPLIGITTLHVQAGAVADLITGVEGEGR, encoded by the coding sequence GTGTCGAACCCCGCCTGGGCACGCTTCCCTCGCCGGCCCCGCGCGTGCTCGGGTGACCGGGGAGGTCTGAGCATCTTCACGGTCATCATCACCCTGGTCGTGGTGGTCTTCTTCGGCGCGATCGTCGACTTCGGCCGACAACTCGACGCCCGCCACGACGCGAACATCGCCGCCGAAGAAGCCGCCCGCGCCGGCGCCGGCCAGATCGACGCCGACCGCGCCTACACACGCGGCGGCTCCTTCGTCATCGACCGGCCCGCCGCGATCCGCGCCGCCCAGCACTACCTGCGCACTAGCGGCTACACCGGGACAGCCGCCCCTCTCGATGACCACCGCATCAGCGTGCACGTCACGATCACCCGCCGGGCGATCTTCCTGCCCCTGATCGGGATCACCACCCTGCACGTCCAGGCCGGTGCGGTCGCCGACCTGATCACTGGTGTGGAAGGAGAGGGTCGATGA
- a CDS encoding type II secretion system F family protein, which produces MELLAAVAGLAAALGLTLTVAGFTRPVATHGLRPPRHLRRALHAVTDPRRRRRLAAATAVGLVVLLLVRWPVAAIAVAAGIYVLPSMLSGREPGRRIIRLEALEQWARRLAEVMGASRGLEATLTDSLHVTPAPIRTPVAVLAERLNNRANAKHALRAFADDLDDPIGDLIATALILAAKRRGPGTRQALSALADAVAAEVIVRREVEAERASLRTTLLVIVIAVSGLSLLLVASPTLSSPYGTPVGQLVLAGVAALYAGGLAWMKRLSVITTGSRFLHQPAAAHDHEEAHP; this is translated from the coding sequence ATGGAGTTACTCGCCGCCGTGGCCGGACTCGCCGCCGCGCTCGGCTTGACCCTGACCGTCGCCGGTTTCACCCGCCCGGTCGCCACACACGGTCTACGGCCACCGAGACACCTCCGGCGGGCGCTGCACGCGGTCACCGATCCGAGACGGCGTCGCCGTCTCGCCGCCGCCACCGCGGTAGGACTGGTGGTGTTGTTACTGGTCCGGTGGCCGGTCGCCGCCATCGCGGTCGCGGCCGGAATCTATGTGCTGCCCTCGATGCTGTCCGGGCGCGAACCCGGCCGCCGCATCATCCGCCTCGAAGCCCTGGAGCAGTGGGCGCGCCGACTCGCGGAGGTGATGGGCGCCAGCCGCGGACTGGAGGCGACCCTCACCGACAGCCTGCACGTCACCCCCGCCCCGATACGCACCCCTGTCGCTGTGCTGGCCGAACGGCTGAACAATCGCGCCAACGCTAAACATGCCCTGCGCGCCTTCGCCGATGACCTCGATGACCCGATCGGGGACCTGATCGCCACCGCGTTGATCCTCGCGGCGAAACGCCGCGGTCCGGGCACCCGCCAAGCTCTGAGCGCGCTCGCCGACGCGGTCGCCGCCGAGGTCATCGTCCGTCGCGAGGTCGAGGCCGAGCGTGCCTCGCTGCGCACCACTCTGCTCGTGATCGTGATCGCCGTATCAGGGCTCAGCCTGCTGCTGGTCGCCTCTCCCACCCTGTCGAGTCCGTACGGCACGCCGGTCGGCCAACTGGTCCTGGCGGGCGTGGCGGCGTTGTACGCGGGCGGCCTGGCGTGGATGAAACGCCTGTCGGTGATCACCACTGGCTCACGCTTCCTCCACCAACCAGCAGCAGCACACGACCATGAGGAGGCGCATCCGTGA
- a CDS encoding DUF6166 domain-containing protein: MQPEPGRATNGRSSSDLGSESQAEVIYHGWPRPDGLGAAVIESPLRTYRPLPHLVRHSPSGFNWGYDGNGPRDLALSLLTDALNEYAGCDQRPSVALSQAHSKKPLHPARPEVPPGQGSSAPDWPCPCQQHLLALPYLQFTRQVIATRLRYGKAWSMPRKEILRWLSSLATPL; the protein is encoded by the coding sequence ATGCAGCCGGAACCTGGTCGCGCCACCAATGGCAGATCCTCTTCTGATTTGGGCAGCGAATCGCAGGCCGAGGTCATCTACCACGGATGGCCCCGACCAGACGGTCTAGGCGCGGCGGTGATCGAATCCCCTCTACGCACCTATCGGCCACTGCCACACCTGGTCCGGCACTCACCTTCCGGCTTCAACTGGGGCTACGACGGCAACGGGCCACGCGACCTCGCACTAAGCCTCCTCACCGACGCCCTCAATGAATACGCAGGCTGTGACCAGCGCCCTAGCGTTGCCCTATCCCAAGCTCACAGCAAGAAACCGCTGCATCCAGCACGGCCAGAGGTCCCACCTGGACAGGGCAGCAGTGCCCCAGACTGGCCCTGCCCGTGTCAGCAGCACCTTCTGGCTCTGCCCTACCTGCAGTTCACCAGGCAAGTCATCGCCACCCGCCTGCGGTACGGCAAAGCATGGTCCATGCCCCGCAAGGAAATCCTCCGCTGGCTCTCCAGTCTCGCGACACCGCTCTAA
- a CDS encoding type II secretion system F family protein — translation MIALAATTGVLATLGLITIARELRPAPPRLDAALARLQAVRLHPSEPVSRRGIGERVGGWLADHLARPAGMLAVPRTDLALLNRSVERFMLDKLALFLAGLLIPPITATLLLLVGAALPWTVPISAGLVLAVGLAFIPDLNLRSAARQRRKDFRYSFAAYLQLVVLEREAGAALNTALEGPVAIAHAWPFRRIAAALKRARQGQYPPWQALAELGNQIGVEDLVSLAHTAQIAGTEGAKIRDVLDAKITAMRHEASAATRAEANSRTTAMWVPTSLLMLGFVVLVGYPFFSRLLTTG, via the coding sequence GTGATCGCCCTCGCCGCTACGACCGGCGTCCTGGCCACGCTCGGACTCATCACTATCGCCCGCGAGCTGCGGCCCGCTCCACCCCGCCTTGACGCGGCGTTGGCCCGGTTACAGGCCGTCCGCCTGCACCCATCCGAACCCGTCTCAAGGCGGGGAATCGGCGAGCGTGTCGGTGGCTGGCTCGCCGACCATCTGGCCCGGCCCGCCGGGATGCTCGCAGTGCCCCGAACCGACCTGGCGTTGCTCAATCGCAGCGTCGAGCGGTTCATGCTCGACAAACTCGCGCTGTTTCTCGCCGGGCTGCTCATCCCACCCATCACGGCGACCCTGCTCTTGCTGGTAGGAGCCGCGCTTCCGTGGACGGTCCCGATCTCGGCCGGTCTCGTGCTGGCCGTGGGGTTGGCGTTCATTCCCGACCTGAACCTGCGATCGGCGGCGCGCCAACGCAGGAAGGACTTCCGGTATTCCTTCGCGGCCTACCTGCAGCTCGTCGTACTGGAACGCGAAGCCGGCGCCGCTCTCAACACCGCTTTGGAAGGCCCGGTCGCCATCGCGCACGCCTGGCCGTTCCGACGCATCGCCGCCGCTCTGAAACGAGCCCGCCAAGGTCAGTACCCGCCCTGGCAGGCCTTGGCTGAACTCGGGAACCAGATCGGGGTAGAAGACCTGGTCAGCCTTGCCCACACCGCCCAGATCGCCGGCACCGAAGGCGCCAAGATCCGCGACGTCCTGGACGCGAAGATCACCGCGATGCGCCACGAAGCATCCGCGGCCACCCGTGCTGAGGCCAACAGCCGCACGACCGCCATGTGGGTACCGACCTCCCTGCTCATGCTCGGGTTCGTCGTCCTGGTCGGATACCCGTTCTTCTCCCGACTCCTGACCACCGGATGA
- a CDS encoding TadE family protein, translating into MRRRSRPGPKLVSFRGEVGNAVVEAAILAPLFILFLAGLLTGARLQRATAAVSQAAADAARQASIARTPAQARVAATASALATLRDKGLHCAPQVHLDLAAFSQPVGRAGLISASVTCTVRLADIAAPGIPGSRTVTQTHRSPLDPYRGRS; encoded by the coding sequence ATGAGGCGCCGATCACGGCCTGGCCCGAAACTGGTCAGCTTTCGCGGCGAGGTCGGCAACGCCGTGGTGGAAGCGGCCATCCTCGCCCCCTTGTTCATCCTGTTCCTTGCCGGGCTGCTCACCGGAGCGCGACTGCAACGCGCCACCGCGGCCGTCAGCCAGGCCGCCGCCGACGCCGCCCGCCAAGCCTCCATCGCCCGCACCCCCGCCCAAGCACGAGTCGCCGCAACCGCCAGCGCGCTGGCCACACTGCGAGACAAAGGACTGCACTGCGCCCCACAGGTACACCTGGACCTGGCCGCATTCAGCCAGCCCGTGGGCCGGGCCGGGCTCATCAGCGCCAGCGTGACCTGCACCGTCCGGCTGGCCGACATCGCCGCCCCCGGGATCCCCGGCTCTCGAACCGTGACCCAGACGCACCGCTCGCCGCTGGACCCCTACCGAGGCAGGAGCTGA
- a CDS encoding helix-turn-helix domain-containing protein, with product MHDATTIGARLRVLRRWRGMTLAQLAGQAGLTPSFLSMAERGLRALDRRSHISALAAALRVSETELVGGPHLTKDPVQSQPHAMIPDIRAALLINTLTAPATDRARPLVDLVAEMERIDHSEYKHTQVGSALPSLIDELHVHACAPADEAAYRVALETLIEAFQTATFTSKDLGYSDLAHIAAMRAVEVARILDDPISSGKAASLRIHTMPAGSRDATLIAAEQAANDLESKAADNTGVQVLGMLTLAASLSATVIYNYNRAEHWLDQAEELAGRIPDTPTDNWGAFSTTNVGVWRVALAVERGQTGGNLLQLANRVDEERLAGRRGRRAAFLSDVGRGLAREPRMRGEAVRWLRRAENVAPHKIRNSAAVRETVGSLLSRAVSTAGGQELRAMAARMGVPH from the coding sequence ATGCATGACGCGACCACTATCGGTGCACGTCTTCGGGTACTGCGGCGTTGGCGCGGGATGACCCTCGCGCAGCTTGCTGGCCAGGCAGGGCTGACGCCCTCGTTCCTGTCCATGGCGGAACGCGGCCTGCGTGCGCTCGATCGGCGGTCACACATATCCGCTCTGGCCGCCGCTCTGAGGGTGTCGGAGACCGAACTGGTCGGCGGACCGCACCTGACGAAGGATCCTGTGCAGTCACAGCCCCACGCCATGATCCCCGATATCCGTGCGGCGTTGCTGATCAACACCCTGACGGCACCGGCTACCGACCGTGCCCGCCCGCTGGTGGATTTGGTCGCCGAGATGGAGCGCATCGACCACAGCGAATACAAACACACGCAGGTCGGCAGCGCTCTGCCCTCACTCATCGATGAACTGCACGTTCACGCCTGCGCACCCGCCGACGAAGCCGCCTATCGAGTAGCGCTGGAGACCCTGATCGAGGCATTCCAGACCGCGACGTTCACCAGTAAGGATCTGGGATATAGCGACCTGGCTCATATCGCCGCAATGCGTGCGGTCGAGGTGGCCCGCATCCTCGACGACCCCATCAGCAGTGGCAAAGCCGCGTCGCTGCGCATCCACACGATGCCCGCCGGTTCACGGGACGCGACGCTCATTGCAGCGGAACAGGCCGCCAACGACCTGGAGTCCAAGGCCGCGGATAACACCGGGGTGCAGGTACTCGGCATGCTCACGCTCGCCGCGTCGCTGTCGGCGACTGTCATCTACAACTACAACCGCGCCGAGCATTGGCTTGACCAGGCGGAGGAACTCGCAGGCCGCATACCCGATACCCCCACCGACAACTGGGGAGCCTTCTCTACGACCAACGTCGGTGTGTGGCGGGTCGCCCTGGCGGTCGAGCGCGGCCAGACCGGCGGCAACCTGTTGCAGCTCGCCAACCGAGTCGATGAGGAACGGCTGGCCGGGCGCCGAGGGCGCCGGGCCGCGTTCCTCTCCGACGTAGGCCGCGGGCTCGCCCGAGAACCGCGCATGAGAGGCGAGGCCGTGCGTTGGCTGCGCCGGGCCGAGAACGTCGCCCCCCACAAGATCCGTAATAGCGCGGCCGTACGGGAAACGGTCGGCTCCCTACTGAGCCGAGCGGTAAGCACCGCCGGAGGACAGGAGCTGCGCGCGATGGCCGCACGGATGGGCGTGCCGCACTAA